From the genome of Spinacia oleracea cultivar Varoflay chromosome 2, BTI_SOV_V1, whole genome shotgun sequence, one region includes:
- the LOC110798109 gene encoding ATP-dependent DNA helicase 2 subunit KU80 codes for MARNKESLVLLLDVGPKMHGVLPQVEKVCAMLLEKKLIYNKFDEVGIVLFGTAETNNELTKEVGGYENVVVLEGIKVVDGDLVDVLDQIPRGTVPGDFLDAIVVGMDMLIKKFGPTNKGKKRLCLITNALSRLRDPYEGTKEDQVSTIAQQMTEQAIKLECVVVRGELSGDADKNVMDENDQLLELFTKKTWAKTLHVESPTSLLGALRTRSIAPVTIFRGDLEVSSGLKIKVWVYKKTSEERFPTLKKYSDKAPATDKFATREIKVDYEYRSIQDPEKVVPPEQRIKGYRYGPEVVPVSSDAWEAVKFKPEKSVKLLGFTDAKNILRQYYMKDVNIFIAEPGKKEAVTAVSALARAMKEMNKVAIVRCVWRQGQAGVAIGVLTPNVSVKENIPDSLYFNLLPFAEDVREFQFPSFKNLPATFQPTEEQQEAADNLVMMLDLAPPAKQENLKPDLTPNPVLERFYHFLNLKAKDPDATVPSLDEALKRIAEPDTELLSQNKSVIDEFQRCFELKENLKKKKSTRSFKEKPSGSDDEKEVIEDHNEGKTLMITDDITAVKVENSDEKPYSALTTNSAAIVEKIGDITPVQDFEAMLSRRDSPDWIAKGIKGLKSKILEFVEDSFAGNNYNKAIECLVALRKGCVLEQEPKQYNDFVQYLCRFCRGHDLNDFCELLGLKGMTLITKSEAVDSDVPDEEARSFLVTKDGKVE; via the exons ATGGCTCGCAACAAG GAATCACTAGTTTTGTTGCTTGATGTTGGTCCAAAAATGCACGGTGTTCTTCCACAAGTTGAGAAAGTTTGTGCCATGCTTTTGGAGAAGAAG CTCATTTATAACAAGTTTGATGAAGTGGGAATTGTCTTATTTGGAACTGCAG AAACAAACAATGAGCTCACTAAAGAAGTAGGCGGATATGAAAACGTCGTGGTTCTGGAGGGTATAAAAGTTGTAGATGGGGATCTGGTTGACGTACTGGATCAGATTCCACGAGGGACTGTTCCTGGTGATT TTCTTGATGCAATTGTTGTTGGGATGGATATGCTGATAAAGAAGTTTGGACCAACTAACAAGGGAAAGAAACGTCTTTGCCTAATCACAAACGCGCTCTCTCGTCTGAGAGATCCATATGAAGGAACTAAAGAAGACCAGGTCAGCACTATTGCTCAACAAATGACTGAGCAGGCAATAAAATTGGAATGTGTAGTAGTTAGAGGGGAGCTAAGTGGTGATGCTGATAAGAATGTTATGGATGAGAATGACCAGCTATTAGAACTTTTCACAAAGAAAACTTGGGCAAAGACTCTTCATGTAGAAAGCCCAACTTCACTTTTAGGAGCACTCAGGACTAGGAGCATAGCCCCTGTTACAATATTCAGGGGTGATCTTGAAGTAAGCTCTGGACTGAAGATTAAG GTTTGGGTGTACAAGAAAACATCCGAGGAAAGATTTCCAACCCTGAAGAAGTATTCAGATAAAGCACCTGCGACTGATAAGTTTGCCACCCGTGAAATCAAAGTGGACTATGAATATAGAAGCATTCAAGATCCTGAAAAAGTTGTTCCTCCAGAACAAAGGATTAAGGGTTATCGTTATGGACCAGAAGTCGTCCCCGTCTCATCTGATGCATGGGAAGCTGTCAAATTCAAACCAGAGAAGAGTGTGAAGCTCCTTGGATTCACTGATGCCAAAAACATACTACG CCAATATTACATGAAAGATGTCAACATATTCATTGCTGAACCTGGCAAAAAAGAAGCTGTTACTGCAGTTTCTGCTTTAGCTAGAGCAATGAAGGAAATGAATAAAGTAGCGATAGTTCGATGTGTTTGGCGGCAAGGACAGGCAGGTGTTGCGATTGGGGTATTGACGCCAAATGTTTCTGTAAAGGAAAATATT CCTGATTCATTGTACTTCAATTTACTTCCGTTTGCTGAGGATGTTCGAGAGTTCCAATTTCCTTCTTTCAAAAATCTCCCTGCAACATTTCAACCAACTGAAGAACAGCAGGAGGCTGCTGATAATCTAGTAATGATGCTTGACCTTGCACCACCTGCCAAACAGGAGAACCTAAAGCCGGATTTGACACCAAATCCTGTTCTTGAG CGATTTTATCACTTTCTCAATCTAAAAGCAAAAGACCCAGATGCTACTGTGCCTTCACTAGATGAAGCCTTGAAGAGAATAGCCGAGCCTGATACAGAATTGCTTTCGCAAAACAAGTCTGTCATTGATGAATTTCAAAGATGCTTTGAATTAAAGGAGAACTTGAAG AAGAAGAAATCAACTAGGTCATTCAAGGAGAAGCCATCTGGATCAGATGATGAGAAAGAGGTTATAGAAGACCATAACGAGGGGAAAACATTAATGATCACTGATGATATTACTGCAGTTAAGGTTGAGAATAGTGATGAAAAACCATACAGTGCTCTGACAACTAATTCTGCTGCCATTGTTGAGAAGATTGGGGACATTACCCCAGTCCAAGACTTTGAAGCTATGTTATCTCGTAGAGATAGCCCAGATTGGATTGCTAAAGGAATCAAAGGTCTAAAAAGCAAAATTCTTGAATTTGTAGAGGACTCGTTTGCAGGAAATAACTATAACAAGGCAATAGAGTGTCTTGTTGCTCTCCGAAAAGGATGTGTCCTTGAACAG GAACCCAAACAATACAACGATTTTGTACAGTATCTTTGtagattctgcaggggacatgacCTGAATGATTTTTGTGAGCTCCTTGGGTTAAAAGGGATGACATTAATCACAAAGTCAGAGGCCGTAGACAG TGATGTTCCAGATGAAGAAGCAAGAAGTTTTCTGGTTACCAAAGATGGCAAGGTTGAATAA
- the LOC130468049 gene encoding uncharacterized protein, protein MNTHEKLEEGYSTQRPPMFNGKFYTYWKNRMEIFIKAENYQVWRVIEVGNFEVTKTNAENEVVPKPISEFVKEDFEKYEINAMAVKILHCGLGPHEHNRVMGCKSAKQIWDLLQVTHEGTNEVKRSKIDLLMSKYERFEMHPQETIQEMFTRFTNITNELVSLGRIIPSDEQVRKILRSMPQDDRWRTKVTALFETKDFTKFNIEQLAGSLMTHELHLGSAVPENPKNQGLALKAEELEDSEPDEEEAATLVRRMKRLYRNLRPGNQKGRNSGRRTIGSKSGQGCFKCGDPDHQIRECPQWEYEKGKGEDRLKERCNKPTFSKPKKAMIAAWGDVTDSEDDDDQPEKETANLCLMAKIDGTMQDPSNEVSFTASQSLSNNRLIESPIETLVFLEKLSVVKEQSNKALEPNKDHMTYLNNVRYEVQGRFLELPVRNNSLKDSFRRVKNVHTILDETNNANEVQERKNFDIGLIRLTDNDEEDSPAELHKKDQGVPMQEEQAENQGVPMQEEQAKNQGVPMQEEQAEKQGVPMQEEQAENQGVLMQEEQVENNLEFQVQEEQVENNLGFHVQEEQANQEVPIREEQAEKTGVSVQEEQEGLKWMLRNKLDEHGTIASLYGN, encoded by the exons atgaacACTCACGAGAAACTCGAAGAAGGTTATTCaactcaaagacctccaatgttcaatGGAAAATTCTATACATATTGGAAGAACAGAATGGAGATCTTTatcaaggcagagaactatcaagtttggcgagtcatagaagtcggtaacttcgaggtaacaaaaaccaatgctgaaaatgaggtagttcctaaacctattTCTGAATTTGTGAAAGaagattttgaaaaatatgaaaTCAACGCTATGGCTGTTAAGATtttgcattgcggccttggacctcatgaacacaatagagttatggggtgcaagagcgcaaagcaaatctgggatctccttcaagtaacacatgaaggaacaaatgaggtcaaacgttctaaaattgatttactgatgtctaaatatgaacgttttgaaatgcaTCCACAAGAAACAATTCAGGAGATGTTTACTCGGTTCACTAACATTACTAATGAACTTGTTTCCCTTGGAAgaattattccctctgatgaacaggttaggaaaattctaaggagcatgcctcaagatgatcgatggagaaccaaggtcactgcattgtttgaaaccaaggatttcaccaaattcaacattgagcAGCTGGCAGGATCCTTAATGACACATGAACTACATCTAGGATCAGCTGTTCCTGAGAATCCCAAGAACCAAGGTCTTGCTCTCAAGGCTGAGGAACTGGAGGATTCAGAAccggatgaagaagaggctgccactTTGGTCAGAAGGATGAAAAGATTATACAGAAACCTCAGACCGGGAAATCAAAAAGGAAGGAACTCCGGAAGAAGAACAATTGGTTCCAAATCCGGCCAAGGATGCTTCAAATGCGGTGATCCAGACCATCAAATCCGGGAGTGCCCTCAGTGGGAAtatgaaaaaggaaaaggagaGGATCGGCTCAAAGAAAGATGCAACAAACCCACCTTTTCCAAACCCAAAAAGGCAATGATTGCAGCATGGGGAGATGTTACAGACTCGGAGGACGATGATGACCAACCAGAAAAAGAAACTGCCAACCTGTGCCTCATGGCAAAGATTGATGGAACAATGCAAGATCCATCAAACGAGGTAAGTTTCACAGCCTCTCAATCTTTGTCTAATAACAGGTTAATTGAATCACCAATTGAAACTCTAGTATTTCTTGAAAAGCTTAGTGTAGTAAAGGAACAAAGTAATAAGGCATTGGAGCCCAATAAAGATCACATGACCTACCTAAATAATGTTAGATATGAGGTACAAGGTAGGTTCTTGGAATTGCCTGTCAGGAACAACTCTCTTAAAGACTCTTTTAGAAGAGTTAAAAATGTACATACTATTCTTGATGAAACTAATAATGCTAATGAAGTTCAGGAGAGGAAGAATTTCGATATTGGCTTGATTCGCCTTACAGATAATGATGAGGAAGATTCTCCAGCGGAACTACATAAGAAAGATCAAGGAGTTCctatgcaagaggaacaagcagaaaatcagggtgttcccatgcaagaggaacaagcaaAAAATCAAGGTGTTCccatgcaagaggaacaagcagaaaaacAAGGTGTTCctatgcaagaggaacaagcagaaaatcaaggtgttcttatgcaagaggaacaagtagAAAATAATCTGGAATTTCAAgtgcaagaggaacaagtagAAAATAATCTGGGATTTCATGTTCAAGAGGAACAAGCAAATCAGGAGGTTCCTATCcgagaggaacaagcagaaaagacTGGAGTCTCCGTTCAAGAGGAACAAGAGGGACTCAAATGGATGCTCAGGAACAAGCTTGATGAACATGGAACAATAGCAAG CCTTTACGGAAATTAA
- the LOC110798108 gene encoding uncharacterized protein codes for MASMAHSISHHLTRKNTIQQPKTHQCMNLRIISCQQHQPQQQQHNHQRKQQQQNKPDAQINRREVILRSSELATIAAIFHFSGTKPSYLGVQKNPPSLALCPATKNCLSTSESSSDTAHYAPPWNYNPEDGRGSKNPVSREVAMQELLAVIESTKPDRFTPKTMEKRDDYVRVEYESPIMGFVDDVEFWFPPGKKSIVQYRSASRLGSFDFDVNRKRIKALRQGLEKKGWASENTY; via the exons ATGGCATCAATGGCACATTCAATCAGTCACCATTTAACCCGCAAAAACACCATTCAACAACCAAAAACCCATCAATGTATGAACCTCCGCATCATTTCTTGTCAACAACATCAaccgcaacaacaacaacacaatcACCAGCGAAAACAGCAGCAGCAGAACAAGCCTGATGCCCAAATTAATCGGAGGGAAGTAATTCTCAGAAGCAGTGAACTTGCTACAATTGCAGCAATCTTCCATTTCAG TGGAACAAAACCAAGCTATCTGGGTGTGCAAAAGAACCCACCTTCATTGGCTTTATGTCCCGCTACTAAAAACTGTCTTTCTACTTCTGAAAGTTCATCTGACACTGCCCATTATGCCCCTCCTTG GAACTACAACCCTGAAGATGGGAGAGGAAGCAAGAATCCTGTTAGCAGAGAAGTAGCAATGCAGGAGCTTCTTGCTGTT ATTGAATCAACAAAACCAGATAGATTCACACCCAAGACTATGGAGAAAAGAGATGATTATGTGCGTGTGGAGTATGAAAGTCCAATAATGGGG TTTGTTGACGATGTTGAGTTCTGGTTTCCACCGGGAAAGAAGTCAATTGTGCAGTATCGTTCTGCATCTCGTCTAGGGAGTTTTGATTTCGATGTGAATCGAAAAAGAATCAAG GCGTTGAGGCAAGGGCTGGAGAAGAAAGGATGGGCTTCAGAAAATACTTACTAA